Proteins encoded within one genomic window of Companilactobacillus sp.:
- a CDS encoding DUF1934 domain-containing protein, protein MENNRIDVKVDLDMSVFQAGEMTHTKISEPGRFTRMGNADYLQFNESMENNDHASILVKITNDGEIHVKREAKSTNLSSMLYFTHHDHNSASVHTGYGIMQMHTYTKDSLVEIEDEPLHGKINIDYDLIYDDNIVGNYKFRLIFSA, encoded by the coding sequence TTGGAAAATAATCGTATTGATGTAAAAGTTGACCTTGATATGTCAGTTTTTCAAGCAGGAGAGATGACTCATACGAAGATCTCAGAACCTGGAAGATTCACAAGAATGGGCAATGCCGATTATCTGCAATTTAATGAAAGTATGGAAAATAATGATCATGCTTCAATTTTAGTCAAGATCACTAACGATGGCGAGATTCATGTCAAACGTGAGGCAAAGAGTACTAACTTATCTTCAATGCTTTATTTTACGCATCACGATCACAATAGTGCTAGTGTACATACAGGGTATGGCATTATGCAAATGCATACATATACTAAGGATTCACTCGTTGAGATAGAAGATGAACCCTTGCATGGAAAAATAAACATTGATTATGACTTGATTTATGATGATAATATAGTAGGCAATTACAAGTTTAGATTGATTTTTAGCGCTTAA
- the rpoE gene encoding DNA-directed RNA polymerase subunit delta yields the protein MKLEKFKNQNKEELSMIEVAYEILNENNKEAMNFSDIVNEIQTYLGKTDDQIKDHLPQFYTDLNNDGSFLSLGENVWGLRKWYPFDSVDEEVNHPEDNGTENTHKAAQKVNAFLSDDEEEEDDVVDYDDDSDLSLSDDDDDDDDGSGESNGPDLSKFTNSDLSVDDDDDDDQDDGLDDGIEGQLTEFDADDDEDDSDIDLSDDDDEDDDDDLDDDDDSDSDK from the coding sequence TTGAAACTTGAAAAGTTCAAGAATCAAAATAAAGAAGAATTATCAATGATCGAAGTTGCTTATGAGATTCTCAATGAGAATAACAAAGAAGCAATGAACTTCTCTGATATCGTTAATGAGATTCAAACATACTTAGGAAAAACCGACGATCAAATCAAAGATCACTTGCCACAATTCTATACAGACTTGAATAATGACGGTAGTTTCCTTTCACTTGGTGAAAACGTATGGGGATTGCGTAAATGGTATCCATTTGACTCTGTTGACGAAGAGGTTAACCATCCCGAAGACAACGGTACTGAAAATACTCACAAGGCCGCTCAAAAGGTTAATGCTTTCTTGAGTGACGATGAGGAAGAAGAAGACGATGTTGTCGATTATGATGACGACAGCGATTTAAGTCTATCAGATGACGATGATGACGACGACGATGGTTCAGGCGAAAGCAACGGACCAGACTTATCTAAGTTCACTAATTCAGATCTTTCAGTTGATGATGATGACGATGATGATCAAGACGATGGCCTTGATGATGGTATCGAAGGTCAATTGACTGAATTCGACGCCGATGATGACGAAGATGATTCAGACATCGACTTGTCAGACGATGATGACGAAGATGATGACGATGACTTAGATGACGATGATGATTCAGACTCAGATAAATAA
- a CDS encoding CTP synthase: MTKYIFITGGVVSSLGKGIVAASLGRLLRNRGLKVTMQKFDPYINVDPGTMSPYQHGEVYVTNDGTETDLDLGHYERFIDNDLNKYSNVTTGKIYSEVIRRERHGDYNGATVQVIPHITDMIKQKITRAATTTDSDVIITEVGGTVGDIESTPYLEALRQMKADVGAENVVYIHTTLVPYLKAAGEMKTKPTQHSVKELRGIGIQPNILVVRTEKPMPQSMKDKIASFCDVDSEAVIESRDASSIYDVPLNLQAQDFDDIVCRYLHLETKESDMTDWNKLVDRIHNLKHKTKITLVGKYTKLQDAYISVTEALNAAGYVYNTDIELQKISADEVTEDNVAELLKDSDGILVPGGFGTRGLEGMITTIKYARENDVPYLGICLGMQMASIEFARNVVGIKDATTGEADPDADNKIIDLMADQKDIENVGGTLRLGAYPCKLREGTKTAAAYDNQSVIQERHRHRYEFNNAYRKQFEEHGLVFSGVSPDNHLVEIIEVPENKFHVAAQYHPEFLSRPTKPEGLFKAFIGAASGLQEDNL; the protein is encoded by the coding sequence ATGACGAAGTATATTTTTATAACAGGTGGAGTTGTTTCATCTTTAGGAAAAGGAATTGTGGCAGCATCTCTTGGTAGATTGTTGAGAAACCGTGGGCTAAAAGTCACAATGCAGAAATTTGACCCATACATTAATGTGGATCCCGGAACTATGAGTCCATATCAACACGGTGAAGTTTATGTTACTAATGATGGTACAGAAACTGACTTGGACTTAGGTCACTACGAAAGATTTATTGATAACGATTTGAACAAGTATTCAAACGTTACTACAGGTAAGATTTATTCAGAAGTTATCCGTCGTGAACGTCATGGAGACTACAACGGAGCAACTGTTCAAGTAATTCCACATATTACAGATATGATCAAACAAAAAATAACACGTGCTGCAACTACTACAGACTCAGACGTAATTATTACTGAAGTTGGTGGTACTGTTGGTGATATCGAATCAACACCATACCTTGAAGCTTTGCGTCAAATGAAAGCTGATGTTGGTGCTGAAAACGTTGTTTACATTCACACAACCTTAGTTCCCTACCTAAAGGCTGCTGGTGAAATGAAGACAAAACCTACACAACACAGTGTTAAGGAATTACGTGGTATTGGTATTCAACCTAATATTTTGGTTGTTCGTACTGAAAAACCTATGCCTCAAAGTATGAAAGACAAGATTGCCTCATTCTGTGACGTTGATTCAGAAGCTGTTATCGAATCACGTGACGCAAGTTCAATTTATGATGTTCCTTTGAACCTTCAAGCTCAAGATTTCGATGATATTGTTTGTCGTTACTTGCACTTAGAAACTAAGGAATCTGATATGACTGACTGGAACAAACTAGTTGATCGTATCCACAATTTGAAACACAAGACAAAGATTACCCTCGTTGGTAAGTACACTAAATTACAAGATGCTTATATTTCTGTAACAGAAGCATTAAATGCTGCTGGTTATGTATATAATACAGATATCGAATTACAAAAAATTTCTGCTGATGAAGTAACTGAAGATAATGTTGCTGAATTGCTCAAAGATTCAGATGGTATTTTAGTTCCTGGCGGATTTGGTACTCGTGGTCTAGAAGGTATGATCACTACTATTAAGTATGCCCGTGAAAACGATGTTCCATATTTGGGAATTTGTTTAGGTATGCAAATGGCAAGTATCGAATTTGCTAGAAATGTTGTTGGAATCAAGGATGCAACTACTGGCGAAGCGGATCCTGATGCTGATAACAAGATCATTGACTTGATGGCTGACCAAAAAGACATCGAAAATGTCGGTGGTACTTTACGTTTGGGTGCATATCCATGTAAACTAAGAGAAGGTACTAAAACAGCAGCAGCTTATGATAACCAATCTGTGATCCAAGAAAGACATAGACACAGATATGAATTCAACAATGCTTATCGTAAGCAGTTCGAAGAACATGGACTAGTGTTCTCTGGAGTTTCACCTGACAACCACTTGGTTGAAATTATTGAAGTTCCTGAGAATAAATTCCACGTCGCTGCACAATATCATCCTGAATTCTTATCAAGACCAACTAAGCCAGAAGGCTTATTCAAAGCATTTATCGGTGCTGCATCAGGTCTCCAAGAAGACAACTTATAG
- a CDS encoding UDP-N-acetylglucosamine 1-carboxyvinyltransferase, with translation MQKLVINGGKKLSGEVTIGGAKNSTVALIPAAILSSTPVVLDSVPQIRDVDNLRSILLDMNVTSEVKNDVLKIDPTEIHFAELPSGKVSSLRASYYFMGAMLGRFGKAVVGFPGGDDIGPRPIDQHIKGFEALGAHVENKNGQIIITAPKEGLTGAKIFLDMVSVGATINVILAAVRAKGTTVIENAAKEPEIIDLATFLNNMGATIRGVGTETIRIEGVDELRSNNSHTIIPDRIEAGTYLSLAAASGGDILINNIISEHLDAFLAKLDEMGVNLEIGEDSIYVKPSPEIKAVNIKTMPYPGFATDLQQPITPLLMQSKGEAMIIDTIYPKRIKHISQLQKMGGDISSENDLIFVHGGSKLTGATVSADEIRAGACLMIAGLIADGTTVIENAENILRGYDRVVWKLHQLQADVELVGKDDLN, from the coding sequence ATGCAAAAACTTGTAATTAATGGTGGAAAAAAATTATCGGGAGAAGTAACGATTGGTGGTGCTAAAAATAGCACAGTGGCGTTAATTCCGGCGGCAATTTTATCTAGTACTCCAGTCGTTTTAGATTCAGTTCCACAGATCAGAGATGTGGACAACTTGCGTTCGATCTTATTAGACATGAACGTTACTTCAGAAGTGAAGAATGATGTGTTAAAGATCGATCCAACTGAGATTCATTTTGCTGAATTACCAAGCGGTAAAGTCAGCAGTCTTCGTGCTTCGTACTACTTTATGGGAGCTATGCTAGGAAGATTTGGCAAAGCTGTTGTTGGATTCCCAGGTGGGGATGATATTGGACCACGTCCAATCGATCAACATATAAAAGGATTTGAAGCACTAGGAGCTCATGTTGAAAATAAAAATGGGCAAATTATTATTACCGCACCTAAAGAAGGTTTAACGGGAGCTAAGATCTTTTTAGACATGGTTTCTGTAGGTGCAACGATCAATGTTATTCTGGCAGCCGTTAGAGCTAAAGGAACGACAGTGATCGAAAATGCTGCGAAGGAACCTGAGATCATCGATTTAGCTACCTTTTTAAATAACATGGGAGCAACTATTCGTGGTGTCGGGACCGAAACAATCCGTATTGAAGGTGTTGACGAATTACGTTCAAATAATTCGCACACGATCATTCCGGATCGAATTGAAGCAGGAACTTATTTGAGCTTGGCTGCAGCTAGTGGTGGAGATATTTTGATCAACAATATCATTAGCGAGCATCTGGACGCCTTTTTAGCAAAACTTGATGAGATGGGCGTTAACTTGGAAATTGGCGAAGATAGTATCTACGTTAAGCCAAGTCCAGAAATCAAGGCAGTCAACATTAAAACTATGCCTTACCCTGGGTTTGCAACTGATTTGCAACAACCAATAACGCCGTTATTGATGCAATCAAAGGGTGAAGCTATGATCATTGATACGATTTATCCAAAACGAATCAAGCATATTTCCCAACTTCAGAAAATGGGCGGAGATATTTCAAGCGAAAACGATTTGATATTTGTTCATGGGGGATCAAAATTAACTGGAGCAACTGTTTCGGCTGATGAGATCCGTGCTGGAGCTTGTTTGATGATTGCTGGATTGATTGCAGATGGTACGACCGTCATTGAAAACGCCGAAAATATTCTGCGTGGCTATGATCGCGTCGTTTGGAAATTACACCAATTGCAAGCTGATGTAGAATTAGTTGGCAAGGATGATTTAAATTAG
- the abc-f gene encoding ribosomal protection-like ABC-F family protein: MGTIQIEKLSFKYDQMTENLFDSVNLSIDGSWKLGLIGRNGRGKTTLLNLLMNKFQYQGNIVTDLNFYYYPQPVSDPTQTARNIAIELSGIEEYDIWKVEQELEKLKIDLDVLDRQFNTLSPGERTKLLLAVMFIDDEGFQLIDEPTNHLDIEGRQVVANYLRGKKGFIVISHDRGFLNEVIDHVISINRNDIDVYQGNFDTWEHEKNLQDQSELAEKAQLKKDIHKLKASAAKKENWAQQTEKSKSKNIKMDQHSNLDKGFIGHKSAKMMKKAGSIQRRANAAVEKKQSLLKNIEITDPISLNYEEISHFDQVITADKLQLFNDHVQTPEVSFQVKTGQVTALLGKNGIGKSTIFRRIMQIPQPFEQRGEIQIKNGLKVSYLPQESKLRGTIKQVAETDELDVESIFSNLRKLGFERELFNDPIENMSQGQKRKVALSISLSQPANLYLWDEPFNYLDVITRDQIIAAIQKQHPTMLIIDHDLGLIDDIATQKVILKD; this comes from the coding sequence ATGGGTACAATTCAAATTGAAAAATTATCATTTAAATATGATCAAATGACAGAGAATCTTTTTGATTCAGTTAATTTAAGCATTGATGGCAGCTGGAAATTAGGCTTGATTGGCCGAAATGGACGAGGGAAAACGACTTTATTGAATTTATTGATGAATAAATTTCAATATCAGGGAAATATCGTCACAGACCTGAATTTTTACTATTATCCACAGCCAGTGTCTGATCCGACTCAGACTGCTCGGAATATTGCCATCGAATTATCTGGTATCGAAGAATACGATATTTGGAAAGTAGAGCAAGAGTTAGAGAAGCTCAAAATTGACCTAGACGTGCTTGATCGTCAATTCAATACACTTAGTCCCGGTGAACGGACTAAATTGCTCTTAGCGGTCATGTTCATCGATGACGAAGGGTTTCAACTGATTGACGAGCCGACAAATCATTTAGATATCGAAGGTCGCCAAGTTGTTGCTAATTATCTCCGTGGTAAAAAAGGCTTTATCGTGATTAGTCATGATCGTGGATTTTTAAATGAAGTCATCGATCACGTGATCTCGATCAATCGCAACGATATCGATGTCTACCAAGGAAACTTTGATACTTGGGAGCACGAGAAAAATTTGCAAGACCAATCAGAGCTAGCTGAAAAGGCTCAGTTGAAAAAAGATATTCATAAATTAAAAGCCTCAGCAGCTAAGAAGGAAAATTGGGCTCAGCAAACCGAGAAAAGTAAGAGTAAAAATATTAAAATGGACCAGCATTCTAATCTAGACAAGGGCTTTATTGGTCACAAGTCAGCTAAGATGATGAAAAAGGCTGGTTCGATCCAACGTCGTGCCAATGCAGCGGTTGAAAAGAAACAGTCTTTACTTAAAAATATTGAGATCACTGACCCAATCAGTTTAAATTACGAAGAAATTTCTCATTTTGATCAAGTTATTACAGCCGATAAGTTGCAGCTCTTTAATGATCACGTCCAAACTCCAGAAGTCAGTTTTCAGGTCAAGACCGGACAAGTGACAGCGTTGCTTGGTAAAAATGGAATCGGCAAATCGACGATTTTTAGACGAATCATGCAAATACCGCAGCCATTTGAACAACGTGGAGAGATCCAAATTAAGAATGGTTTAAAAGTTTCTTATTTGCCACAGGAGTCGAAGTTACGTGGTACCATTAAACAGGTCGCAGAAACTGATGAGTTAGATGTAGAATCGATTTTTTCCAATCTACGTAAACTTGGTTTTGAACGTGAACTCTTTAATGATCCGATTGAAAATATGAGTCAGGGTCAGAAAAGAAAAGTTGCCTTGAGTATTAGTCTGTCCCAACCAGCTAATCTTTACTTATGGGATGAGCCGTTTAATTACCTTGATGTCATCACTCGTGACCAAATAATTGCTGCGATCCAAAAGCAACATCCAACGATGTTGATCATTGACCATGATCTGGGATTGATTGATGATATTGCTACTCAAAAAGTAATCTTGAAAGATTAG
- a CDS encoding type B 50S ribosomal protein L31: protein MKQGIHPDYHQVVFMDSSTGKKFLAGSTVNSEETTDYEGKEYPLIRVEISSDSHPFYTGKQKFAQADGRIDRFNKKYGLQNK from the coding sequence ATGAAGCAAGGAATTCATCCAGATTACCACCAAGTTGTATTCATGGATTCTTCTACAGGTAAGAAGTTTCTAGCTGGATCAACTGTTAACTCAGAAGAAACAACTGATTATGAAGGTAAAGAATACCCATTGATTCGTGTTGAAATTTCATCAGATTCACATCCTTTCTACACTGGTAAACAAAAGTTTGCTCAAGCAGATGGACGTATCGATCGTTTCAACAAGAAATATGGTTTGCAAAACAAATAA